The Plasmodium sp. gorilla clade G2 genome assembly, chromosome: 5 DNA segment ttcatctaatttattatatgttggGTATGTTAGTGAATTTTCTCCTGAAtggtttttaaatatatctgtTTCTTGTGCTTCGGCTAGTAATCTCTTATATCCTATATTTATTGCACCATccgtattttttttattataacgtACATTTTCAGGGGAaaactaaaaaataaataaaataacaaataaatgtatatatattattgaatttattcaattatatataatattaatagtatatatattaatataatttaatggtttttaatttattttattttattattttattttatttctttttttttcaaaccTTATgtgtaattattaaaatacacAGTAGAATagaaaacataaataatttaaaataattacaagacattatttttctttatttttaatatatttttttataacttgtttttatgtaatatatttattttacactatactttttttaattttattaataaattttaattatgatgttttattttttatatcatgaaaacaaacaaatgtattaataaatgttatattagaataaaattatatataaataaatttatttaataatattataatttataaaacatcatttcaatatttatttaatatgtttttttttgaaaataaaaaaattagaatattattaaatatattataattttttaaaatatcgtGAAATTtacttatttaatatatatatatatatatatatatatatataattaatatatcctttttatattatttaaataatagtaaaaaCGTTAACGTTCGttgtttttttgtataaaaattattttcagtAACTAGATATTATAACAAAggaaaatgtatatataatgatcttaggtattgtatattattttaagtgcgaattatatatttatatttttattattttacaaaaaaaattcatattatccaatgatatatataattcctcATTACGCAATTCTAATTATCATTAAATATCTaaatttcaaaatatttcttcTCTAATGAGGAATAATAAATAgagctatatatatatatatatatatatatatatatatatatatatttatatttatatatatttatgttgtaCCTAATTAAGAAGTAATATTACTAATCTAATATTAGCGGTCgtagtaaatatattttttatttaaatgaaattaaattgaaatcaatttaataataataatattatttttgtttcatAATGTATAacataattcttttaaaaataaaagcattttattattaaatacatttgaaaaatatatgttctttcacttataaattaataaaaataatattaaataattttattaccTTAAAgaggaatataaaaatttaatacattatatatttagtaatatatatatattaaattgcatatatcatattttagaaactaatgaaaaaaatattgtagaatatattttgttcaaatagaattagaaaataataatcacttttctatatattattattggcAAATATTaatgtgtaaatatattaataatttttttttttttttttttttttttttttttttttttacatactTTCTTCTAATATCCAAAACATTTGAACGTTTTTTCATCGAAATTTTTCATTACTGCTTCATTTCTGCGTCGTTGTCATAAATAGATGATTCgtacaatttatatattcatactaAACTattcattaaaattttttttgttttggtttgatatatgtaaaatatatgcgCTATAGTAGTTCGATCTTTTATTTacttagaaaaaatataacatttgtatatatatattattgttagcTATATTTTatgacaatatatatttttgttataattatatataatgaatttttatataaatgttattcTTATATGTACGGTATAAGGATATACAcgtatacttatatatataggatatgctaatatatatattataattataattttttgatgCATATTTGTTAGCACTTTAATGATTTATTTAAAGGAAGAGCAAACAATAATAAGATATTTGTGTAATGGTTTTTCATTTGTATTGTGTTgcttatattataatatgataaaaattataactaaataattaatatattataatacattttattttattaaaggaATTGCATATGTTGAAACTtaattattgttataatttttaaagtatgatgtaaattattttttcatcatgCAAATGCACTTTTTTACTGGAATAGTATTTcctcatttatttataacaaaaaataaaataaataaataaataaattaaatataaaaaacacgtattattataaaacatttccatattttatataatttttgtttttgtttttttttttcattttctaataaaatattacttTATGACACACaatatattacaattaaattctttttttatgtttatatataacatgtaAAACTCTAATTACAAAtaacatttttctttttttttgttgtaaaTAACATGAAAATGTGTAAAGAATAGTTGTTAAAGATGTGcaacttatatatatcacatcCTATtagaatatacatataaaatagatattccaatatataattttctatcTTTACAAACATATAAATCAATTAACAAgaagaattatttattataatatattatatgaataaaaccTGCAAatactataatatatatattttaagaatttaattttcttttttttattattacgtttttttattttctgatataatttatttttttctaaattttAAGGTATTCTTACGTTTCtctttaattaatatatgtggttacaaatattaacattattatttttatattattcaataatattttaaagaatataaaatgtttatatatttattattaatgtattaaataatacaagtgtgacaaaaaaataatatatatataatgatatttattacaataaggaaatttaaaaaaaaaaaaaaaagtatatatataatataatactatattttatatttatttgtagctttctattttataaaaatatattcttgtataatatatacatatatatatatatatatatatatatatatatatatatatatatatatatatatatattacaatttaTCATAGAATAATTCTATTATTACATGTTATGAAACTataattgttatatttatattttttaatcattatattttattaatggttattacaataaattatatttttttatgtattaaacagataatatgaaattatatatatgctgAACAAggattaatatattttttttttatatgtatttaataattatttaaaaatcaataaaaaaaaaataataatatatctaaataTGAAGTTATTCCTATAATGATAAGGATAATAATTAGGAGTGCAAAACAAGAACCAAAAGACAAAAACGAAAACACAACACAACACAAAAAACAGAAAaccaaaaacaaaaagataaACGAAAACACAAACATTAAAATactattataataacattaatattgtcataggaatatatatatatatatatatatatgttattataggAAAAAGCATTTTTTAACAATATGTGCAATAAATATCGGATCCATCCATTTTATAACTTAATATAGCTAATGGATACCAATAAATCTTAAGTTGTAAATTTCTAAAACGCTTTtggataattataaatattattatatattacaatatattttacatttcagctattatatatatattccataatataataactgATATAAGtaatgtaataaatatatcttacattacttttttttttttaatatagtaaaattatattatatatgtattttccCATAAAAGAACATAATTGATATTcgtataaattaaatttaaaaatttaatctTACGGGATTATTCATCCTTTCTGTAAATATGTTCATAtgctttttaaataaatcattttttaatgtatcataatactttataaataaataaataaagttTCTCATTTCATCAATTGATGCTCCATCTTTAATTAAACTAAAAAACTTCAGTGTATGTTCCCTATCTGCAGATGCTACTGCAACTCCAATTTCATACATTGATTTATACCATGTACGGTATTTAGTTCTATTAGTTATAGGTTCCCTACGTGGAAAATGATGATATCGTTGATATTCATATGTAAGTAAATAATCTTCGATATAAAGAGCTAATTGTCTTATCATATCATGAAATCCTTCTTTAGATATACCCAAAGCATGAGTCCATATGTTATGAAGATCTTCATCAGATGGAcgttcttttaaattatctaaTACATTATGTAAATCCTCCAGTGTTAATTGTTTTGataaatcattataatttatattattacattgtGAACTAAtaggaatattattatttttttcatctttgttattttttaacatattcTTTTCACTTCTACTTCTTAATCCTGTATTCATTACACTTTCTAACTCAGATAAATttcttgtatatatatgataatttccTGCATTTGCCGTTTCACTTTTCtcacatattattatattctgcagaaacaaatataaataatttatataaaaatgtcaATCAATGtaacacataaaaaaaaaatatatatatatatataatagattcACATTTATTAACTTACGTTTAGTACTActactaataataaaattccaGTAATTGAtaacaaatttaaaaatttttgtcTAATGGAACAAACATTCCTTgtgtttttaatatttgtttcTTCAGTATAAGATTCTGCACAATGATATTTCATCTTAATcctattattcttattttatattttaacaaataatattatgtattttaaaaataaatataattgtattataacattaaagtattatatataaatgctaCTTACACTATAAtactttataatatattatgtgtacttcacaataatatatatatatatatatatatatataataaattattatatagtttaatatattatatatatttattatttctatatctCACGTTAATCaaaagatattattataaacatatacttatatatttaaaaaagttaaaaacataatgataaatatttttcctttgTAAATTATTCTATAACActcttaataatattaatataaacaataaatattattttaaactTCATAGAAcgtctatataatatattaattaaatcaagcaaattattttcttatatattatttaagtaataatataaaataaataataatataaacaaaaaaaaaaaaaataaaataaaataaaataaaaaaaaaaaaaataataaaaatataaatataaataaataaataaaaaaaaaaaaaagaaattaatataaaataaaataataatgataaatataacatcaattctattgtatatatgtattatatctattacaataaaaatgaaaaaaagaactaattatatttatatatttattatctaattttacaaaattatGGATAATtgtttaaatgaaaataaattaacacacaattttaatatttctgtAATAGATATATTGATCATTATGTTCTAACTCCATAAAATAGATAACGTACATAATAATGATTAAAAGTATTAAAAATAGAATAatttctaaatatatattagataatatatacaaatatatattataaacattatttgaatatataatgtaattaaaaaataactCAAGAACTTTATTTTTGCAATTATAACTGTATTGTGTtctctttttatttcaaaGTTTTTTAAATTTCTAATACTTCATTGTATAGtagatatataattaaataataaaatatataactcacatatatatatgtaaaatgtgaaataattatataaagtaaacataattttttttttcttttttttctttctttttataaaaaataaaaaaatatattaattatttatttctatttctatttttaattataatttattaaaattttaaaatatatttttttttttattaaatgtattttaattataaatataaacattacCATTCAGTAATATAAAGAActatatacatttatgtaaatattacaCATATTCTATATGTTACAACAAGCGTAACACtaaaagaatattaataatattttttaaaaaattattttatattcatataaaattcacacaaaatttataaaataatataattctttggtacatttaataaaaagatagaaataaaaaattaagaaaaaaatatatttataataaacgTATCTGAAcataaattttctttttttttttaaaacatttttcatatagggaaaaaattatttgttaATAAACCTAAcgctattaataatatatatatatatatataattttaaaatatatttttcattataggatacacatatatatatatattattacatctCTAAATACAAtagcatatatatttaaaatgatatcttataattttaaattatttatattttcaatcgTATTAGGAGCATTAACCTTATTTTATAATGtgagaaataaaaaagtaacaaaaaatatatatatatatatatatatatacaattcaAAACTACCTTTTgttattatacattttaatatttttatttatcatttccatatttattttttttgtcatgttattttattgcatttttttctttttatactTTCTTAGAATGACTGTCATggattatatacaaatataaaatataaaaatatagtgTTAGTGCAAACAAATCCTAGGTCTTTAGCAGAATCTTCACATGAACTTACAGCAAATGATAAgcatgaaaataataaattaagagAATATAGAAATACGAAAGAAACAAAATACAAGAACAACAAATATCCAGAAGATGACACAAAAACCAAACAAAAAATACCACCAATAACAAATAAGAAATTTCCTGGAACACCAAATTTAATGAAATATAGAAAAGAAACATATGATAACACACAAGGAGGAATATCAAACATATCTCCTGGTCACCTTGGATATTTGGAAATGCAAAGAAAGCTTTATAATGATTTTGATGGAAAGCAAGAATTACATTTTCGAAAACATTCAGATCAACCATACGATGAATATGAATCTAGGACAAAAAAACGTTTGAAAAATTGTTGTATGTATTTTCCAttactatttttttgttacattccatattttttatatgaaaagtATAAAAGGAATAATTGCAATGAGAAAtagatttataaataaataatattatattcttacatatattataaactattatatataagtttaTAAAGAACataagtatatttatattttcattaaataatatatatgtatatgtataatatatatataatttatgttaatataattcattttgtATTTCACGAACACAtactaatattaatatatttatgataacaatataagtaaataaataaaattcactattttaaattatatatataatataaaagactcattagaaaaaaaaaaaataatattttgtattcCTATTAcaccttttttatttatatattttttttatatgttttatattatatatttaaagagaTGATAcacaattttataatatatcatagaTTAATTGtttagaaatattataactatatatttaaataataaaattacattaaatattatttatattgaaaaaaatatagaactttatataatataataaatacaataaaaattGTGTTTTAATGCTATGTTCaattaataacaatatatatataacaaatgttatatattatttctaaaATCGTGGGTATTTCctataatgataatagtaaatataaaaaaaataaaaccaaatcatacacatatatgtcatataagaaatatattataaataatgataaagcAGATGTTGTTAAATAACCAAAAATATCTTTCtctaaaattatatgtaataaacaATACATTGTTCCATTTAGTAAATTCATAATTGTGTTGACACATATTAAATTTAGGTATAGATATTatagaataattatatatattgaatatcaaatgttcatatattataataaagaatatataattctataaccattataaattaataaataaattatatatatatatgtatattgtacttttaattataataaataaatattaagcGCTTTgaccaatatatatatgctttaGTAAGATaaatagtatatatttttatcttcattatatatatttctaacaCGATTAATGAAATATAGTTAAAGACCTAAACATTGCACatcattataatgataaatgtTGCTATATTTTTCGtttgaatttattttaaaatataatcttTATCACTTATTTTACTTATAGTAgtcttttcatatattattgatcatataattatattattaaatgttaCAAGGACtattataacaaaatataccGATCCATATTTGTTTATGTTTTCTATCTAATAGGAATTgtacaaaaatataagaaatatatgcatTACATTAAACAAATAGAACAACAAtttcattaaatatttatatatagacctgatcatatatatatatatatatatatatataagaatcgTAATAATAGtaccatataataatatgtgtgTCCcagatatttatatgtaaggTGGTTTACTAATTGTATATGATGGTCgaaatatcatattataattatgaagGTACGATTAcgttataatttatattatgaaactatatattaagaatatGTAATCGTTCTAAAAATTCaatgaatataaaacataataatttataatactaGGAATATAAGGAACAAAAAGATAATTCTACAAGagtttttgttattttattttattttattttatttcattttattgttCTAATATGTTATTTAAATGGACAACATATTTTGGATGATatcaataaatatgtatatatatatatatatataaatatatttgtttatttgatTTCTTGtgatttaatttaatttcatattagttgtacaataaatataatatctacaatataaaaaatataacaaatacataaaataaatataaacaaaaggaaaataaatgatgaagatatatattattttagtATGAAAATacgattatttttttgttttgtaatttttagtaacctttttttttttttttttttttattatttcccctgatatataaatatataattaaaatattctatgttatgaatatataatttgaaaatattattttaataaaatattattatatatatattaatttatataagtgttttatatttaaaaaaatatatatattttttattaatatatctacaacatatactacatatatatgtttggaTAGAtaggttatatatatattataatcgTAGTTATTCTTTTACATtcttgtaatatatattctaatatcatacgtatttttttttttttatttcatatgtatgcctttaaataaatgtatatatattttgattatatgtatacttatatatttattatatattaattttcctatgatatgtattttatatatatgattttttttttttttttaatttatggTATAAGTATTCTTTTAAAAGTGGTTTTATTTatcaattatttattttttataatttttttttttttttttttttttttttttttggcatAGGTATTCCTTTAAAAGTGGtttcatttataaattatttttaatttttttttttttgtttttttttttttttttttttttttggaatatcatataaaaaaaaaaattaaatcttaataatattactactaaaaataaaacgTATAGTGATATTaccattaatattaatatatatattttttttttgtattttatataattataaataatatttgctGCTACTGAAattcttaataatatatatatattttatataattaccaaaaaaaatatatatatgtgtatataagactgtatataataaacacaGAATTAAAACTcccaaattatataaaatttgttttatatttatgaaaatgGCAAAACCTTATAAAAAGTACAAGtatctaatatattttaaatgttggagataaaaataaaaaaaaagtaggTTTGTGCCACTACATATAACAGTATATAAAACTATACATGAAGACACGTGTTATCACATATCAACAGATTTagtttataacatataattttttgctGTTGTTTTCGTCAAAATGGGGTCACGTGGATCAAAATTTCGTGAGGAAACGTTGAAAAAATACGAGAAAATTATAGGAAAAGACGGACCTTCATGGGGATATGGGGATTATATACGTTTTTTGACagaagaaattaataatagAAGTTGGGATGATAACAAATATAATGAGTTTTTAAAGGATAAAGGCTGGGATCTAAGAATAACGTCTAATACAGTGAATAAAATATGTGCGTGGGAAAAAGTCCAACAAGATATATTTCAAGCAGTTATGGATAATTATTCAACTACGCCTTTTACGTGGGAAGAAAAGGCAAAAGGGTTAATAGAAAATGCAcgtaatattcattttaataaacAGACATGTGATAATTTTAATCATACATTAACTGAAGAGATTGATATCGTTCCGAACGTTCAAAAAGGCAAATGTGATTTAAATATTGTAGATAATTTATGTATACCTTTAAGACGATCGAGATTTCAGTTCGGAAACATAAGTGATAATATAAGGGATATAAAATCAGGGAAGGAAGGAACAGAAAATATGCGATCAATTTCTGCTATAACGACCGCTATAGGAATACTTGCGAGACAAATTACTGATAATATTGTACAATTAAAAACGGAATACCGAGATAATAAAGATTTGTGTACATTTTTGAGACGAACATATGCTGATTACAAAGATATAATTGCAAATAAAGATATAGCAGATAATAGAATATCTAAAGGTTT contains these protein-coding regions:
- a CDS encoding stevor PIR protein, putative — its product is MISYNFKLFIFSIVLGALTLFYNVRNKKNDCHGLYTNIKYKNIVLVQTNPRSLAESSHELTANDKHENNKLREYRNTKETKYKNNKYPEDDTKTKQKIPPITNKKFPGTPNLMKYRKETYDNTQGGISNISPGHLGYLEMQRKLYNDFDGKQELHFRKHSDQPYDEYESRTKKRLKNCCMYFPLLFFCYIPYFLYEKYKRNNCNEK